The genomic segment GTTCTGCTTCAAATTACACCAAAATGCTTTTGGTCCCACCGTCAAACTGAATCAATGTCACCATCATGGTTACGAAGCATTATCAGCTATATGATGCACAAATGATCATGACTCCTCTCTGTTGGCTCGGCCAACCTGTCCCCACCACAGCTTCGCTATATGCTAAAGGATGCTTTCAATTCATTCGTCAGAAACAAAATAGCCGTAATACACTAATAGAGATATTATACAGAGCTCCGTAGTCTGCCTGTGTTCAGTGTCCTCTGACAACCTGAatggttttttgtgtttatgttctgtCGTGACCTTGACTCAAGCAAACGTTATAGACATAGCAGCCATCTAAAGGcgtcctgtggagttttcttgtaaacaaacaagttttGCACTGAAGGTCTAACAGATGTGCTGCGTGCATATCCTTCCTcatcaaacatttacaaagtcaaattttaattctaaactttaattttgaaagtattttaaaCCCTGCTTCGCTTTCCTCCATGGTAGTCTTCCGATTCGctgggaatgttgggtctctgtaaatatgatTACAAAGAGCagggtctagacctgctctatatgagaTAACTTCTGATGCAATTTGGCGCAACATTACGTCAGATAAACAAAACGGGGACCCACTCGTAAAAAAATCGCTCCACAGCACTATTTGAGGTCAAAAACTCTACAGGGAGCCTTTAATAGGCTGAAAGAAGCgtctttttttaccttttcactTGTGAGCACATCCTAACTAACTAACCAGCGATTCAAGTCGGTCTGGTCTTGGGCTCACTGATTTCTGAGCTTGGCAGAGGGGATTACAAATGGGTCCTACACATTCAGCTTTGTAGGACGACATCTATGAAATATACTGACAGGAAAGTGGCAGCCAAAATGAGATGGACACCGTCCTGTTCCTACTGGAGGTGTGTGAACAACACACGTTCTGCTCCTGTTCCATATATTTCACAGCTAAACCGTAAAATTCCACAGAATGGCCCTGTAGAATTACCAAATAAAAGGTTGGctattgttttttcctgtggGAGACAAACTATTTCCAGCCTGGCCTGATCCTAGTACAAGTCTGCGTGTTCCACTTTGTGtgcaggaaaaatacatttaaatccACAGTTAAAAAGATGATGGAGCTTTCCTGCTAAAGCAGAGCTGCCATGGAGGCACAAGTAGACGCCCTTCTCGCAGGAAGACCTGTTCAGTTCACTGATTCCGGAAAGATGAATCGAGTCCACCTAACCTGAATATAGCTCGTCAAAGTTTGATGTCAGCAGCTGCTTAAtagacacgcacgcacacgcatacacacaaagcgagagagagagaaacataaacacacaatttttcattttaatgtacgttaatgtaaaatctaaaatctaaatgtaaaattatgaaACAAGGGAGATTTTCGTTACCTGGGAGAAGTTTTTATGTAAGAGAACATTTTATAATATGTGTAAAATATTGAgagtatttttcttattcttgtACTTTTAAATTGTACTTGAGAGGAGATGGGTTACTGagaccagtgtgtgtttgtgtgtgtgtggtacgTTGCCACTGAATGTGTCAACAAATGCACatagtgtttggtttgtctgttaGCCAATGTGGTTCCAGTAGCTTCATTAAAGATGAAGGAGGTCCTTTTCAGAGACTGGTATTTCCAAGTATTGCTTCAACTTAAATTCTGCGAGGAACGCATGCTTACGTGTTCCAGGTTAGTGATGGAAATCCTGGAGCAGTCGCCCGGACATCCAAGCCAGTGGTACTGAAGTAGCACAGGGGTGGATGTCGGCACAGTCGTTCCGAGGCTCACGTGCCAGATGCTCGTCATGGCTTTTGAGTGTATCTGTCATTGTATGGATCATTTGTCCTTGCTGTTATCTGACTGACATTTTGTGTCCCTACTAACAACCACAGGGTTTGAAATCATGGAGACAACACTGAGTATGCGCATTACTGGACTATCAACCGGGCAAAAGACAATGTCGGCAACTTGATGAATGGTGAATTTGTTTGGTAGTATTCACcattaatatacaatataaactGACATGAGGGCAATGAAAGTGGCCCCTGCATTTTGACTTTATCTTGAGGCCCTGTTTTGTTGAAGGACCCAGTGTCAGCGTCTAGTCTTAATAGCTAATAATATTTTCCTTGATAACACACGAGCTATATTCTTTGTTAAATCTGTGTGAAGTCAAACGGGCACAAACTAACTTGGACAGGGAAGTGGAAGGTGGCTATCCGGCCCGGCATTAAAGGAGCAGTCCGACATTCTTACCCAGAGCCAGGTGAAAAGATGAGAGTATCTCTGTGTGGCAGGACGTGTTTATCCTAGCTTagcagtgggaaacagctagcctagctcctcctccctctcactcccAGACTgtcatatttatacatattttataatcaATTACTTAACCAGCAACCTGCTGCCAGGTGTACAGTAACTATAGTATTTTTCCTAGAACCTTAAATGCATGATCATTTTGAAATAGTTTCACTTTGATTTCCATGAAAGTCAAATGCTATGGAGCTGTTTTGGTAGCAGCCCAATTAATCATCGCGTATAAAGTAATGCATTGTGGAAAAACACCATAACAGTGGTCACATAACTTTCATTTAGTTTAAGTGTAGAACCATTTGGCTTGGTATAGTTTACTGTGCAGAAAGACTAAATTTTTAACCAATTTGCTTACACACCTGCATTTATAGTTCCTGTACTTAGGAGTCCTGACCTTCCGAGCAAGGTCGTCTGGTTAAACATTATCACTACTTTACACTTGCGGTTTAGTAAGTGGCTTCCcgtgtccagtctttatgctaagctaggccaAACACATCCTAGACATATCTCAGTGCTGGAAAATCATCTGACTCTGGATAAGAGCACAAACAAGCATTTAACCCCAAACAtcagactgttcctttaatgaaCGGTCATACAGGACCCTGGGCTCTAGTCACTGTGATGGAGTAAAcgtaaaaaattatttaaaggtGGATAAATTCCATTCACATCGCTCCTCCCTCCACCACAGCCTTTCTCAGAAGCAAAATGGTACTTGAAAGAACGATCCCGGATTTACTACTGACGAAAATGGAGCTGAAGCCAATATGACATCTCCCTCTAAACTACACCTCTGATGTCGGACTAAACAGAAACCTGCCACTGTGTTTCTGACGATCACTTTGCCAAACCCCTCAGTGTCACGTCACTGTTGAACTCTGTATATGTAGCCCGTTTACATCCCGACAGCAGGTCAGCTTGGAGACGCTTTGGACGCTCGCGTGGCGAAGCAAAAAATGAGGATGTCCTCCACTGACTGTACAAGCTTTTAGAAAACAAAGGAAGTGCCTTTTTGAAGTAAGGATTCtggtgtttgatttgatgtcatGTCCTGTGCGATGTCCAGTCCACAGCTGAAGCAGCCCGGTGCAGCAGGTTGTGTCGCATGACGGACAACGGCAGGACTTCCGCGCCTGATCAAAAAGCCTGGCGACGGTTTCCCATCAGACACGTGTGACGTGTGTACCCTGCACTGCACCGCTGGCTTCTGTAGGAGTCTGTAACCAAACTGTGAATGTCATTCGAGGTAAAATAAGATGATTATCAAATTATTATATTACGGTAATAAAGTATTATTACGAGGCACAAAGAGTCATTTCTTTCCTGCCATCCTTCCTTatcgttttttttgttctttttctctcattctcatcctcttgatttctttctctcctttcttccattctttcactgctcacttttttcttcattctttccATCGATCTTTCTGACCCTATGTCTTTCTCTATTCCttgttcctcctcttttccattCTTTTAATTGGCCAtgcattctttctttccttctttctctttctacgCCTCTATGTTTTCAGGTTCTCCGTCCATCCCATTCTCCTGAACCCGATAgctcaggaacgccttgagggaatttcttcaaatttggcaaaaacttccacttggactcaaagatgaactgattagaatttggtggtcaaaggtcaaaaggCCACtatgacctcacaaaacatgttttggccataactcaagaattcatttGCAAATTATAATGAAGTACACtttgtaccttttttaaaatgccttCAGAGTCTTCaccacatatattatatgagtctgaccagacatggatgtaaactgcaacttgactggttaATGGAGGCGTACAACCACGAGGCGGGAATTCTAgttctgtctttcctccctttctcttttacCTGAATTTTAATCCATCTGAACGTCTCTTTTCCTTGAACTTAGACGAAGCATACGCAGTTCTGCTCCCTCCCAATAAGTGACAGAACACTGCATCATAGTGCAAAGTCCCGTCAGCTTCGGGTGCGGTCGGGCAGGCATCAGAGGTGGAATGATCCAGGACTCGGGCCTGGACCGCGTTTTAGCCAGCAGAGAGCAGCGCAGCAGCAGAAACCTGATGTTTACTGACGGTCTTTCTGATCCTACAGCTCATCTCAGGAGGTGAACACAGGGTTAACTCACACCTCACTCTTTCCCAGCCTCCCTGCTgatggaaaaggaagaaatgtcTGAAGTgatttcagcagcagtgtgatGAAACCTGGCAGGGTTGGTCTGGAGAGAAATGTGATCAGTCTAAACAGAGGTGATATCCATTACAGGATTAGCTAAACCAAgcagtgctgctgtttgtttagcTGAGGCTAATAGAGACTGTTTACGTGACTGGAGGAAATGGGGCTTTGAGTGGTGGAGGTTGcgaagaggacagagaaagaaacagagaggaaacagtgTTCGGATGGAGGCTCTCTGGCTCTGGTTTaagcagccacagcagctcaTCGAGCTACAGCTGTGGAAAATGCCTCCATTCATACAGTGAAGTGGTCAGACCCTACTGTACATACAACTCTGGCTCAACTCTGGGACAACCACGGCCCGCAGAGCTCGGGTCACATGAGCCCAGAATAAGCCCTGCTGCTAGTGAGCAAAGCTGCTAACCGGCTGAGAGCGGCACCATTGTTTGAACTGCCTCCTCTTCATTACCTGACATTATCACATAGTATTTGAACCTCCAGGAGGGTTACTACTCTACTGCTTTCACCAAGAGGTGAAagaataatacatttaatgataatgattatCCAGACCACTGCCTCCGAAACTGATGCCTTCGTCCGTCACATGACCCTCACCTCCTGTTATTACATTCATGCAACTCTTAAGATGACATGTAACCcccacaaaataaaacctgaattATGCACACATTAGAAAAGGCCATCATTTCATTCATAGTCCCCTGCCTTTGCACCGTCATTACTATGGagactgtactgtatgtttttatccAGCGGTGGAGGAGGAACTCTGATCTTCTGACTAAAGCTGCATTATTGATTGCCGTGTGGAGTCGTGTCTTTGTCCCCCTTCTATCTATggtttggtctctaccagcCGCTGTCGCAAAAATGGgccttttagctgctaaacgctgCATTACGTTCAGTCCTCACCACAAGCAACGCCCGTCACATTACACAGAGTGATTAGATCCACTGGTAATATAAAGATACTGAGAAATCAAAGCTTTTCTTTGAAAGAGATACAgacaggaggtgtgtgtgtgaagagagaGGAGTGTGACATTGGGTGTTATGGGCCCGAACCATCAGGCCGAACCCGGAGAGTGCAGCCTTGAGTAAAAGTAGTACCACAGTGATCAAGCAGTATTGTCTCAGTGTAACACTTCCCTAATATTTaatcagataaaataaataattatatttcaCATCACTACGTTCTACACAAACCCCCCATCTGCGTAAAAACACTTCTGAAGTATTAAATACTGTGTGGACAGGTTTTCTGCTGTCTACTGCTGCTCCCTGGTGGTCAACACGACACACTGCAGCCAGAAAGATGGAGGCATCATTTATTAAAAGcattctgttctttttctgttgagCTTTATATACAGCAGACTGAAATCTGTACAGAGTTGCATCcatgaaaaatgcagagaaGACAACATAACAATTCACTGAGGAAACTGTAAAACAATGAAAGCTTCATCTAATCATATACTGTCCCATCATAAAGAGAGTTTTCATGATAAAGCGCTGATGGTCTGGTTGGGTTGTAGCACCACTTGTGTCTCTGCCCATCACACTCAATACAAAACTGGACCCTGACTGCTGTGAAATGAGCCGCATTCTGCATTACTTTGGACGTGTTCTCAGTGAATTGTTAGTTTAGTCCCTGTTCGTGGACAGTGTGCCTCAGTGCGTCTCATCTCTCATGGAGGCAGTGGATGAGGACCTTCTCTGAGCTCATGATGTGACTGGGTTTACTGAACTCCAGTGACTGCAGCCTCTGGATGCctgcgcacacatacacacacacaaacacaaatggagAAGTCCCCTAtcaaaaataaagcacaaacaTGACATCAGTACCCTTTTTTTAGATTAACAGATACAAAAGTGGACAATCTCATGTTCgtcacacacaaaccactgtGACGTCTCATGTTtggaggaggggaggtgagGAGAGGTGACTTTGTGCATCACGAGCAGGTTACAAACAAGTCTGAACCATTTCTGTGTTAGAACCATCAGAATATGACAACTCAAATGCACCTACTGATGCTTTATAATGGCTTCTCATGGATATGGATGCTGTATGATACATTGTAATACCTGTGATGGTGcattcatatatataaaaagcaaaaaaggtgAACAGTGTAAAAGTCCAACCCCAGCTGGGGTGACGTTCCTTCTATGATGGAAATGAAATATTGCTCAGAAGGTTCGTCCCTATACTGTTGCTGAAGTTCCCACTAATGCGTTGCACCTGgaggttgctttgctttcaccttctgtccagttcatcccaaaccagcaCCATGGGGTTTatgtctggagactgtgctggtcttccatcatgtgaagccagCGTTTAGTTCTTCTCTTCCtatgttctgggtcattatcttgctgtaggatgaacccctgaccaaccggtctgtcttcctttgttacctccttttttttcaccattgtGACCGCAACATACATCCCTACTTCCTGCAGAACAGCATTgccctaataatgcatcagagggcATAGTAACACTTTGTTCCAACACCGCCTTCATGCAGACAGAGGGTCTGTAAGTCATCAACTAAAGTtgggcacctgtaggaattgtttgcattaactttcaaggcttcatttacttccattgccGCAGGAAAAAGCTGTAAGTGAAGCAGTTTCttcatccctgaaaaaggcctgttttctatgaaatttaccgggtttttctcactttttggTTACTTAAACTAAGTTTACTTCTGGCCTTTGTACCATATACATTACATATTGCTATTATTTGTATATACAGATTGAAATTCTTAAATTCTTTAACTTCTCTTAAGTTTACCACTTTTCTCACCAAAAGCCCTGGGAAACGCAACTTCATGTCGTCACATTTagcactgtactgtaaaaagTCTAAATGTAACTGTGGTGAGACGCCAGTAAAGGTCGTTGTGTCCTCGATGAAGACCTTGTAGGTCGACACACAACATCAATAAAAACTTCTTTCAGCGTGGAAGGGGCCAAATTAAATGTACTGATGATGTGTCTTGTGTCGTGAGCACGGATCAATTAATTCGAGGAACCTAAATAGCCCACCTGTTCCCTGATGTGAATTTCTAGTCTACAAGTTTCACTAGAAATTAGATTCAGTGGTAATatagtttttcaaaaattatgCGGTGTTAAGGAAACAAAGTCAGTGAGTCTGTCATAAGTAAATGAAGCGGTACTGTACCTCTGAGTACTGCATACCAGCCGTGCAGACCCTGCTTCAAAACCCTGTTGTCCTCCTCTGAGACGAACCTCCTGCCATCTGAAGAAGACAACAGCAGGAGAAAACGGGGTTGAGCGGATTTGTTGCTGTGCGGAGAGTGGACCGGTATTTTCTCATACACATGCTTCTCAAGCGTAACCCCAATAATTGTGGTCCAGTTCCAGTACTAAAGATCCGTTACCATCTGACAACTGATAAATTCTTCTGCTTCTCACCAAACCTGGGATCATTTCGGTGACACATTAGACTCCGTTAGTTCACACGTTTGCATGTATGCAGTTACTAAGGCTTTAAAGGCTTCAGAGAGGATGAACCCATTCTGTGCTGTTGCTGTTACATGGTTAGACCTAAAAGAACGATAACCCCGACTGGCCAGATGGGGGTGCTGTGATAGTTGCccaaatatttttgctttacaTTCCCATTTGTGCGATCATGTCATAAAACATGGTGCAAAAACTGCACGTAAGTCTTCCGGATGTTAACGTTTGCTTTGTTGGCGATCAGAGTGTTTCTGGGTAGATCTTCTGCCTGactggaaatgtttttcaaagctGCTACGACGGTTTGACTTCACTCTGGCAGCTGAGAACATGTGTTGGAGACACGGGGAGCAGTGCAGCACACAGGCTGAATGAAAACTACGTCACTGACTGTGATGAACCAAACTGCAGTGTCTAACTACGCAGACTTTAGCCAGttcaaatacaataaataaattgtataaCTCCACCAGCTGGTGTCATTGAATTGCTGATAAGAAAGTCTTGATGCCTGGAGCTTGTAAGATTGGGTTATAATACTATGTAATGTAGTAAAGTCATCTCTCCagccttttttaaagtttgttcaAGTTCAGAGAACTTCTTGTCCAAAgtttacaattttacaaaacagtttaaatcCAAACTGATCCCAGCTCGATGAGGCAGCAAGTGCACGTTCAGCTGGTGCAGCTGAGAGCTGCACCAGAGTCTGCTCTGCGGCTATACTCACGCTTGCCCTTCAGGTACATCATGGACTGAGGACCCCAGTGGATGTTCAGCTGAGGGGAGAGAGACGACAACACTTTTCTTTGGCAAGAGGTTGCGTTACAGGGAACCACTGGAAGGTGTGCGTGGCTGGGGAGTTTTACCTTCTGTGCCTGGCAGCACACAACCAACAGGGAGGTGATTAACGTGCACGCCCAGACAACGGTGGCTTTTATCCTctggaagaagaagaggagaaacaaaacacGCGTCATGTACCCTGTGGAATGGACCGTCCACTGAAGTCAGGGCAGCAGAGTCACTGCAAATCTTCCACTGCAGGTTAAGACCCACCTTTCTCAAAAACTCTCAGTTCTTACTTGTGTCtgatttctctttaaaaaagaaagaaacctcTGTAAGCGCCTGATGTAGTGCCCAACATGCTGTTAGTTACTTGTTGAAAAGGGACACGCTCACAGTTCTCTGATCAGATCTCTACCCCGCTACTGTAAGTTATTTATGCTTCTTCaattattcattcatattttaataaataccaATGACACAATGTTAATTTTACGTGGGTACTACATAGTAAGTAACATCCATACTGCTGCTAATACTCCTAATACAAACAGTTTTACTT from the Xiphias gladius isolate SHS-SW01 ecotype Sanya breed wild chromosome 8, ASM1685928v1, whole genome shotgun sequence genome contains:
- the LOC120792787 gene encoding spexin prohormone 2-like, with product HAVTGLDALTAADMRIKATVVWACTLITSLLVVCCQAQKLNIHWGPQSMMYLKGKHGRRFVSEEDNRVLKQGLHGWYAVLRGIQRLQSLEFSKPSHIMSSEKVLIHCLHER